The following nucleotide sequence is from Strigops habroptila isolate Jane chromosome Z, bStrHab1.2.pri, whole genome shotgun sequence.
TTATTATATCCCATAAGCTCTGCAGGTCGCAATTCATGCTGCAGAGAAGTTACTCTAATCTGCTGCGTATCCTTCAGCCCCACAAAAAGACATGCGTTGGCTTGAGCAGCCTATACCGGCTTCTCgctgtggtttgttttaattgcaCTGGCGACAGAAACAAGCGGATGATAGTTAAGCAGtatcattttctttgttctaaGGGAGCTCCCGCAAAATCAAAAGCGTCAGACCGACCCCGGAGGCTGGCCAGGCTGGACGCAGCCCAGGCGTTTCTCCTTGGGAAGGGAGGCAATGCACGGCCAGAAGCTGAAGCCACTTACAGTTTTGTCATtgggttgctgctgctgaagttgcTTCATCATAATGCTCCTTTTTTTGTCCTTGCACCGTTTGTTTTGAAACCAAACCCTGATGACCCTCGGGCTGAGGCCAGTCATTTCTACCAGTTGCTCCTTCATGAGGGCGTCAGGTCTGGGGTTGGCAGCGTAGCATGTCCTCAAGGTGTGAAGCTGTTTTTCATTAAGGACAGTCCGGACTCGGGTGGTCTTCTCGGGCTGCTTGTGAACGTGGGGTCGCAGAGCTGGCTGTCTGGCAGAGATAGGTTCTGCTgtaagggaaggggaagggaggaacaGAATCCCCATGAGTAGGAAGCAGGGAGTCTGCAGAGGCTATGAATCTAAGCTAGTGGGACAGGGGGAGGCGAGGTagtggggggggtggggggctgTGTGTGGTGAACCCTCTTTTCAAAAGGCCTTTCAAGCAGCCAGATCTATCGGAGCTCCTGTAGCCTCCTCTGCTTTATACGCCGGTAGAGTGACAGGACTGACATTTCTGACTCCACAGATAATTAATTtgcaaaaacaaaccacccccCTAAAACCCTTAATGACAGAAGCTTGAACCTGTGTGAGATTTGTCAGGAGAGGGCGAGTTCGCCAAGGTGTGCGTGCGCtagggaaggagggggagggttttatgtatttattccCTGACAAATCACCAAAACAGATTATTGGCCctaaaattaatgaaagaatACTTCTTATATTAATCATATTTTGGGTCTGCTTCTTGTATACAGAACCTAGCTCAGTTTAGCCGAAGGCCGCGATAACGTGCAAGAGCTCCCGGCACTTTGATGCTTCCAAATAGAAGCAGAACAAGCCAAATCCACTGCATCATGACGTTGGAGGAAAATCCTGCTACAGCCCAGTATCCCAGAGCTTGGAAGACGTAGTCTATCTTAGAAAGTGGAGGTGCTAAATTAATTTATGTCGACTTTTGataaatacttgaaaaaaatagGAATGTTTCGACAATTCTTTAAGCGGGAAGCAAGCCTAAAAACTTGTGGAAACCGCCAAGAAGGGCTTACCTACGCGTATTTATATCAAGAACTGAAAGTATTCGTGTGATTCTGGTATTCTTATGTGTATTGTGTAGCTGTACCTATGTAGATGTAATttgaaacacacacaccccttccccccccccctcccccccccccccaaatctgGTTAGCTGATATTCAGAAGTGTTCGCTTTTGTACAGTCGGGTTCCGACTTTTTTGACTATAACAATAAATCAGCAAATACTGATAAAGACGATACGAAGCTTCAGATCTTAGCAGTGTTGTACCTGCCGACACAGTATGCCTTTCGGAGACATGTACAAACATGCTGTAGGGAGCACGCAGCATCTCTACACAATTCTGCCGTGATCAGATACGGGATTAGTTCTCCCTGTATGTAGATATGTCACTTGAAAGTGGCTCAGAAGCGGGAAACGAGCCCGTTTAAACAGAGCTGTGTTTGTAAACAACTTTTCGAGTTACATCTACTTGCACAGCAATAACGCCGGCCAACCTTGCTTTGTCCAGCCTAGTTTACCTCAGAAGGGTGCCCTTCCTAAAGCTAAGCGTCTCTGAGTATCCGATGTGCTCATCGAGAactaaaaatgtaagtaaagTTGTAAGGTGGGGCGACTGTGAAGTTACAATGCCGAGTTTTAAGATTAAATTCTCATCAAATCACATAAAACGTTTCAAGAAGGCAGAGTCACTTTAAAAGGCAATTACCGAAGATTAGCTTGTTGACAGTTTTAAATTACCGCCTAAGTGCTCGCCTGTAGTTATGAAGTCTATCTCTCCTCGGACCTCGCTTCCTCGGGTTCTTAGTTCCACACGCTCCGGAGGCAGAGAGCTCATTGCCGCAGACCTGTTCCCTGCAGCGGCTCGTCCCTCTCCGGCTTAGGCCACCGGCCTGTCCCgggatggggtggggggcaCACACAGGACCCCCGCACCGGGTGCGCGGCCGGAGCGGGGGAAGGTTCGGGGGTGGGGGGCCGCGCTCCGCACAGGTGTCTCCACCTCACGCGCACCGCATGCGCGGGCTTTTCTCGTGGCCGCCACTCCGCGGGCGCGCACGCCTGGAGCCGCCTTTCCGCGGGGTTGCAGGACTGGGTGCAAGCGGCGGCCCCATTCCCTCCACAGCGGACGCCGCTCCGGGCTGCGCGAACCCCGCGGGGTCCCGCGGCGCCGGGTGCGGGGCAGTACCTGCCATCTGCAGCGGTCGGGCGGGGTGCAGTGGGCTGAGCGGGTCCCCGGCGCCCAGGCTGGCCCGCTCCACCACGTCGTGGTCCGCCCTGCAGAAGAGGCCGTCCTCCCGCAGCGCGAATTCATCGCCGGGGATGAGCTGGCGGCTGCAGGCCACGCAGCGGAAACACTCGATGTGGTACACCTTGGCGCGGGCACGCATCACGAAGTCATTCTTGCTGAAGCCGATGCTGCACTTGGCGCACTTGATGCCGTATAACCTGAGCAGGGCCCAGCCCAAATAGAAGGAgaaggcagggaaagagagagagcacgggagggggaagggggagagtaGGGAATAGatgaggggggaaggaaagggaaaaagaaagagaaaggttttCACTCCCGCTCGTGGGCAGCCCCGTGGCCCCGCGTAGGCGCGCCACATACAGTCCACTAGTTAAACAAgccttaaaaatacagaagccaGAAGACGAAGGGAATAAATCGGGTTTGTTTGCTGCCGGTGCCCTGCCGTGAAAGGCGATGAGGACCCGGGCACATCGGTGGGTAAGGAGAGGGGGTAGGGAAGGGGCGGCGGAGATAGAAGGAGAAACAGgggtaaaaacaaaaaatcgACCCCCTTCCTTCCCGAGGAGATGCCGACCTCTCCCTCCCGCCCCAGCGCCCGGGCTGCAGCAGGCGAGGGGCCGtccctgccctctccttccctccctccctccttaTGGCGGGAGGACCTAACCTAGCCTGGGCTGAACCGAACCGCCCGGGTACACCGGCTAAACGCGAGGCTCGCGAAGCTGCCATCCACTCCTCACGCGGAAACATGCCAGCCTCTAAACCTAAAGGTGTTATTTTTGCAAGGAACGAACTCGGTACTTCACGCTTGATGCATGCCGGGGCTGCCGGCCACTCAGCCTCTGGGACCCCGCGGCAGGGGCGACTCTGCCAGCGGCGGGGGCCTCTTCCCCTTGTCCCCTGTCACCAGGTTTACTTTATACCCACACCTTCTtagatatacatatatgcacGCTCACGTATATAGCAGTGAAAATCCCAGCCGCCCCCCACCAGAAGGCATTTTAGGTGCCTTGGCTCTGCAGCCTGCCCCTTTCTCAGCTCCCCCGTCCCGACTCCCCCACCCGACGCTCCCACCTTGCGCCGGGGCTCAGGCCCTCCGGCACGAGTGAAAAGGCAGCTTCTCGCTGACAGCCCCACGCCGCAAATAATGGGTTTCTGGCGTGAGCAGCAGGCGCCTCGTCTCCCGTGGAGGAGAGTGGAACAATTCAGCCATCAGCAGATGAACGTGAGAAAACGCTCCAACTCGGGTGCCTAGAACTGCAGAGTCTCTCGGCTCCCACCGAGTGCTCCTCTGACAGACTCCTTGGCATTAGGTAACATTAGCATCTTTCCGCAAATGTGCGAGTACACGCACATATGCACGCACACGATCGACAGAACTGTGAAAGCTTTTCCTAAAGCTGAGCTAATATTCAACCCATTTCCTCACCGGTACACTTCCTTAGAGATAGTCTGTAATGTATGCATGTGGGTGCAGATGTTTATTTACACACAACTTTATCTGCTGTGTCTAGAGAGGTGTACAAATCTATATGTAGAGCTAcatatttctgaattaaaaagttTTGAGAAGAACCCCCCTCCACAAACAAACAGCtaaatagaaaaagaacagagcGATTGCAGAGTGTATGCATTAACAGGTACAAAAGTTGGGGGGTGCCCACATGTCTGACAATTGTAGATTGGGTCACGGTCTAATTCAAAGACGACTTGCACGTAACGTAcctcttattttaaataattgtaGCAAATTTAATGTTCCGAGTATTAACTTAAAAGAGatgccctttttcttttttttcacccGCTGAGTTCTAGCAGGAGGTAGGTGAGCACGTTTCAGTACAAAcgttttcctttcatttgaaattaGAGAAAGGGCAATATTTAAAAGCGCAGTTCCAAAGTGCgtttaaaagtaaagaaagaaataaaaaagggggggggggggagaaaaaaaaaagtggtctGTTTTTTGCTATGGTAAAACTTTGAGCAATTCTCACAATAGCTTGAAGGAATGAGCTGTTTATGAATTGTGCACTGGAGGAGTCAAGACTCAAGTGCTTTATTCAATTCAGGATTACAAAGAAACTAGAAAAGATACCTTCGGTGGATAGGTAGGTACTTGATCCCAAAACTTTCtgtaaaaagataaatactgCCCATACCTCAGTGTCAGGCAAAGTTCTGGTTTGGCAAACCCAGTAGGCGACACTGAAACGGATCAGCATGACCCAGGAGCACAAATAATAAACACACTCGAAATTCCTCCTTTGGTTTCTCTATAGTGTCAGGATTGGCAACTCTCACATTTTATCAGTTACCAGATTTTAATGTGAGGAAGGAAGCAGTTCCATTATCTAAATATACCCAATTGTTCGCGAACAGATGATGGGCAATTTGATCTGCTCTGTCTAATTCATCAGTACAGAtaagataagaaagaaaaggcagtcaGATATCACCAAAGGggttaatatttaaaaagattaaatgtcAGTTATTTTAGAGAAGAAACATTTCGGTCTAGGTTTTAACCTCCCTATAAAAGGATCCTTCATTCTAAAGGAAACTtcggttttgtttttgtttttcttttgcctttttgtttttgataGGCCGAGGTTAAATAGGGGGGGttgtgtgtgttgggttttttttttctttttttcccctgtggaTTTATTTTGCGGCATACATGCTCGAAGTACCTTTCTTATGAATGCCTTTATGCCTTTGGAAAAACTCAGAGGCACACATTTCTCAGGTTCTGTTAAAAAGCTATCAGTTCCGCGTTGCTCTTGCTATCTACACTAAGAAAATATGCTCCATTACCTACGATTTCCCACTTTGTTAGAATCACAGGATGCATTGCCCAAGTCCTCGAGAAGGTCCCAGTCCCTAGCTGTTCCGAAAGTGGGGTTTTTATACagaaatttgcatttgaatCTGTGGAATAAAAAACTTGACAactcttttttccttgcctgtATATCTATGGCAATATCACTTAGAAACATCACAGTTGTCTTCTCAGCCTCTTTCTCacaatttttcctcttcctgcctcCGTCAGATTtataaagttaaataaaaattaaaaagagaaaatcaccAGAGAATTAAACAACGTAAATGGCGTACCTGATATAATCTCTTTTACAGTAGGTTTTGCCATCCCTAACAAAGCACGTACAGGTCTCGTCCAAATACTGATTACACTCTGCACACTTCAAACACGCCGCATGCCATTCCAAATCCGGAGAAACCCTCAGAATATACTGATCGTGAATTTGATTGCCGCAACCAACACATAGGGAAATCAGGCGTttttctggaatgaaaataaatacatgattGACTAACCGTTTGCTCTCCTACAGAGATAAACACACTTTTAGTGTCGTTCCCTTATAGGGCGTACTCTGGGAGCgttgctctctctctctctctctttttttttttttttttttttttttttaagagtatcACACTTTTGGATGGTAATTGAAGTGTGCCAGCAAAACCATGCCTCGTTCAGAAAGGAGGCAGAACATATGCTAAAATGCAGATGTGAACAGTCTTCGGGGTGAAGGTTCTCATTTCGCAAGCCTTGCACGGAATCAAAACTCTAAACTCCcttgttgctttattttcattttattgtttgcttgtttgcatGCCTTGCCTTGCGGGGAGAGCACCTGTatgtttgatttcattttttaagaggCTCTGACTGGAAACGATGGACGCATGTCTGGGTGCACTTCCCATTCAGCCCTGTGCCACCGAAGAGGGGACTAGAGGCTGCCGGCAAGGACAAGCATCTTTACGGTTGTCACTTGCTCTCTTTTGCAAGTCTAATGCCAATTCCCCTACACGGACGAGGTGCTGTGTAGTCAGACAGCCTCACTGCGGTCTAGCAAGAGAAGAATTTAAGGCTCCATGCTTGGAGATCCCGTTTAAATCCTGTCTGCTCCccaaactttaaaaagagaGCAGGACCCCAGGCTATTAACATACAAGGCTAAGAAGCTAAACCATAGCAAGCACGCAGGCATGGCAACAAAGGCACCTTCTCTACCATTCAAATGAACTTCAGCTCTTTAGCAGTTCG
It contains:
- the ISL1 gene encoding insulin gene enhancer protein ISL-1 isoform X4, with protein sequence MGDMGDPPKKKRLISLCVGCGNQIHDQYILRVSPDLEWHAACLKCAECNQYLDETCTCFVRDGKTYCKRDYIRLYGIKCAKCSIGFSKNDFVMRARAKVYHIECFRCVACSRQLIPGDEFALREDGLFCRADHDVVERASLGAGDPLSPLHPARPLQMAEPISARQPALRPHVHKQPEKTTRVRTVLNEKQLHTLRTCYAANPRPDALMKEQLVEMTGLSPRVIRVWFQNKRCKDKKRSIMMKQLQQQQPNDKTNIQGMTGTPMVAASPERHDGGLQANPVEVQSYQPPWKVLSDFALQSDIDQPAFQQLVNFSEGGPGSNSTGSEVASMSSQLPDTPNSMVASPIEA
- the ISL1 gene encoding insulin gene enhancer protein ISL-1 isoform X3, with product MGDMGDPPKKKRLISLCVGCGNQIHDQYILRVSPDLEWHAACLKCAECNQYLDETCTCFVRDGKTYCKRDYIRLYGIKCAKCSIGFSKNDFVMRARAKVYHIECFRCVACSRQLIPGDEFALREDGLFCRADHDVVERASLGAGDPLSPLHPARPLQMAAEPISARQPALRPHVHKQPEKTTRVRTVLNEKQLHTLRTCYAANPRPDALMKEQLVEMTGLSPRVIRVWFQNKRCKDKKRSIMMKQLQQQQPNDKTNIQGMTGTPMVAASPERHDGGLQANPVEVQSYQPPWKVLSDFALQSDIDQPAFQQLVNFSEGGPGSNSTGSEVASMSSQLPDTPNSMVASPIEA
- the ISL1 gene encoding insulin gene enhancer protein ISL-1 isoform X2, yielding MGDMGDPPKKKRLISLCVGCGNQIHDQYILRVSPDLEWHAACLKCAECNQYLDETCTCFVRDGKTYCKRDYIRLYGIKCAKCSIGFSKNDFVMRARAKVYHIECFRCVACSRQLIPGDEFALREDGLFCRADHDVVERASLGAGDPLSPLHPARPLQMAEPISARQPALRPHVHKQPEKTTRVRTVLNEKQLHTLRTCYAANPRPDALMKEQLVEMTGLSPRVIRVWFQNKRCKDKKRSIMMKQLQQQQPNDKTNIQGMTGTPMVAASPERHDGGLQANPVEVQSYQPPWKVLSDFALQSDIDQPAFQQLVSVGSQSEQASRYPGQSNGGFPKGTGCPQRDEPSRLAGFS
- the ISL1 gene encoding insulin gene enhancer protein ISL-1 isoform X1; translation: MGDMGDPPKKKRLISLCVGCGNQIHDQYILRVSPDLEWHAACLKCAECNQYLDETCTCFVRDGKTYCKRDYIRLYGIKCAKCSIGFSKNDFVMRARAKVYHIECFRCVACSRQLIPGDEFALREDGLFCRADHDVVERASLGAGDPLSPLHPARPLQMAAEPISARQPALRPHVHKQPEKTTRVRTVLNEKQLHTLRTCYAANPRPDALMKEQLVEMTGLSPRVIRVWFQNKRCKDKKRSIMMKQLQQQQPNDKTNIQGMTGTPMVAASPERHDGGLQANPVEVQSYQPPWKVLSDFALQSDIDQPAFQQLVSVGSQSEQASRYPGQSNGGFPKGTGCPQRDEPSRLAGFS